One Xiphophorus couchianus chromosome 1, X_couchianus-1.0, whole genome shotgun sequence genomic region harbors:
- the LOC114155060 gene encoding protein bicaudal D homolog 2 isoform X2 has protein sequence MLETDADPTGGEVEEDVETDMGSSDMKAEVMRLTLELQEATEEKLQAARYGLVVLEESAALKMKHTQLEEEHESLKLELQQLREAFADSVSSQKRAAADGECREESLLQETASKEAAMATRMEEVQAELKQTRLALGNAHAELDRLGGLSIQLKKECECLEAEKNHLRDEMKEYKVRELRQLQDNGELEEENISLQKQVSVLKENQVEFESIKLELSQKNEEQDELRAQLDEAARLREIAERQLDEALEALKEEREQKNSLRRELSALTLNPFDSVGNLELHLDQLDDSQEEGRGGEGDAQEETQDSSHTNGSAPSSKSNGLVHRYSTPRNSDVFLRPPASGLVSDLLSELHFSDSQKLKQQLLQTEREKSSLGSKVEELQMQLMMSKQALSQQEDKVGALTQQLEAAQSSPHPNPEAEERQKVETGEDGSEGFDYEVDTKSKEVLEARMRAASEELLKLRDELSQAGARYNTLEQRYKQEKERWRGEAQELADKIRQCIKSSKQDQERIGELEKEIGATRKVAIDSEGHLSVAQEELLAFSEELSNLYHHICVCNNITPKRVTLDYYRDSARGGGGGGVRRSHHVFAQHNAQKKPRANDMFISKAAALQFMGEVDSAGSSADSLTCPGSPTLDFRDPSNVSNLVAVIRCQIKHLRVAVDLCRQRGAMPYSGLSSSEESERDTESLLEEVLKLKSLLSTKREQIATLRTVLKANKQTAELALSNLKTKYETEKSMVSETMMKLRNELKALKEDAATFSSLRVMFASSAETLPPSLQNPSAP, from the exons atgttggagacggATGCCGACCCGACGGGTGGAGAGGTCGAGGAGGATGTGGAAACAGACATGGGCAGCAGCGACATGAAGGCCGAGGTGATGCGGCTCACGCTGGAGCTCCAAGAGGCGACGGAGGAAAAGCTGCAGGCCGCTCGGTACGGGCTGGTGGTGTTAGAAGAAAGCGCCGCCCTCAAGATGAAACACACGCAACTGGAAGAGGAACACGAATCCCTaaagctggagctgcagcagctcagagag GCTTTTGCAGATTCTGTGAGCAGCCAGAAGCGTGCAGCTGCTGATGGAGAGTGTCGGGAAGAGAGCCTGCTGCAGGAGACGGCCTCCAAAGAGGCTGCCATGGCAACCCGGATGGAGGAAGTTCAGGCTGAGCTCAAACAGACGCGTCTTGCTCTGGGCAACGCCCACGCCGAGCTCGACAGGCTGGGGGGGCTCTCCATCCAGCTTAAGAAG GAATGTGAATGTCTGGAAGCGGAGAAGAACCATTTGAGGGATGAAATGAAGGAATATAAAGTACGTGAGCTGCGTCAGCTACAGGACAACGGCGAGCTGGAGGAAGAAAATATCTCCTTACAGAAACAAGTGTCTGTGCTAAAGGAAAACCAG GTGGAGTTTGAATCAATAAAGCTTGAGCTATCCCAGAAGAACGAAGAGCAAGATGAGCTGCGAGCGCAGCTGGATGAAGCCGCGAGGCTGAGGGAGATCGCAGAGCGGCAGCTGGACGAGGCCCTGGAAGCGCTGAAGGAGGAGCGGGAGCAGAAGAACAGTCTACGGCGGGAGCTCTCTGCCCTGACCCTCAACCCGTTCGACTCCGTGGGGAACCTGGAGCTCCATTTGGACCAGCTGGATgacagccaggaggagggccgCGGGGGGGAGGGCGACGCTCAGGAAGAGACCCAGGACAGCAGTCACACCAACGGATCTGCACCCAGCTCCAAAAGCAACGGCCTCGTCCATCGCTACTCCACGCCGCGCAACAGCGACGTTTTCCTGCGTCCTCCAGCCTCAGGCCTGGTGTCTGACCTGCTGAGTGAGCTGCACTTTTCAGACAGTCAGAAACTAAAACAGCAGCTGCTACAG ACAGAAAGGGAGAAATCCAGCCTGGGTAGCAAAGTGGAGGAACTGCAAATGCAGCTGATGATGTCCAAACAGGCTCTAAGTCAGCAGGAGGACAAGGTTGGTGCTCTCACTCAGCAGCTGGAAGCCGCGCAAAGTAGTCCGCATCCAAACCCGGAGGCAGAGGAGAGGCAGAAGGTGGAAACTGGAGAGGACGGCAGTGAGGGGTTCGACTACGAGGTTGACACTAAGAGCAAAGAGGTGCTGGAGGCACGAATGCGCGCGGCCAGCGAAGAGCTCCTGAAGCTGCGAGACGAACTCTCTCAGGCGGGCGCGCGGTACAACACCCTCGAGCAGAGATACAAGCAGGAGAAGGAGCGATGGCGGGGCGAGGCCCAGGAGCTGGCCGACAAGATCCGACAGTGCATCAAGTCCAGCAAGCAGGATCAGGAACGCATCGGCGAGCTGGAGAAAGAGATCGGAGCCACGCGGAAAGTGGCGATCGATTCTGAAGGGCATCTGAGCGTCGCTCAGGAGGAGCTGTTGGCTTTCTCTGAGGAGCTGTCCAACCTCTACCACCACATCTGTGTGTGCAACAACATCACACCCAAACGGGTCACCCTGGACTACTACCGGGACAGTGCTAGGGGTGGTGGCGGAGGAGGAGTGCGAAGGTCACACCACGTCTTCGCCCAACACAACGCTCAGAAGAAGCCTCGGGCAAACGACATGTTCATCTCCAAAGCTGCGGCGCTGCAGTTCATGGGCGAGGTGGACAGCGCAGGATCCAGCGCAGACTCGCTGACCTGTCCCGGGTCCCCCACTCTGGATTTCAGGGACCCGTCCAATGTGTCCAACCTGGTTGCTGTCATCCGTTGCCAGATCAAGCACCTCAGG GTGGCTGTGGACCTTTGCCGTCAGAGAGGAGCGATGCCGTACTCTGGGCTCAGCAGCAGCGAGGAGTCGGAGCGGGATACCGAAAGCCTTTTGGAGGAAGTCCTAAAACTCAAATCCCTTCTCAGCACAAAGAGAGAGCAGATTGCAACCCTGCGTACTGTCCTGAAGGCAAACAAGCAG ACGGCTGAGTTGGCCTTGTCTAATCTGAAAACCAAGTATGAGACGGAGAAGAGCATGGTGTCGGAGACCATGATGAAACTGAGGAATGAGCTCAAAGCCCTGAAGGAGGACGCTGCCACCTTCTCGTCTCTCAGAGTCATGTTTGCCAGCAG